One Pecten maximus chromosome 16, xPecMax1.1, whole genome shotgun sequence DNA window includes the following coding sequences:
- the LOC117344717 gene encoding piggyBac transposable element-derived protein 4-like — MNSTGIIYILKIYWYKLRETFSEEYEVKAENVAKKINDETVNFKFTTNRKQFEFNLELDLSLKKAERALGVRGWSTVEEYLSDDLASDSEDDKKLRQAEDRTGRKPRPYKKRVSDAKEIDFFHEVFPVEWYGKIAAEINRYAAEKISQNGADPKWTPTNAEEIRAFFAFNITMAIVVAPNQDMYFTSDTFFRPTWISERITRDRFDKLCQYFHVCDTRTNPQRGQPGFDKLAHIRSILEDVRQKCKTVYSPHCETSIDEAMIAYTGRLGFKQYVPLKPTKRGIKVWVRADPHNGFVNDFQVYTGKSENAPEVGLGERVVKDLTRDIWGSFHRVYCDNYFTSVPLFQELLRNKTYACGTFRSNRKHLPPAVTKAKLKQQGNMVQNQQGNMVATAWHDLLSTCDSPVDMTSVQRRKKDGTVRDVPCPKVVKNYTSHMNGVDRADQLRSTYSISRKASKWWKYLFWFLVDISITNGYIMMKESPNHQLKSKTGKTKERTQLDFRKNLPKQLMGAYWLKRKRESVQNKSVQGLLHWPTILTKKRTCKQCSKQGLRKEPTSGCEQCQIHLCVACFKPYHKENFPALFQ; from the exons ATGAACAGCACAGGAATAATATATATTCTGAAGATATACTGGTACAAATTACGAGAGACATTTTCAGAGGAATATGAAGTCAAAGCTGAAAACGTCGCTAAAAAGATAAATGACGAAACTGTGAATTTCAAGTTTACCACCAATAGGAAACAGTTTGAGTTTAACCTTGAATTGGACCTTTCGTTAAAAAAGGCAGAAAGGGCCTTAGGTGTTC GTGGTTGGAGTACAGTCGAGGAATATCTCTCCGATGACTTAGCATCAGATTCCGAGGATGACAAGAAACTACGTCAAGCGGAGGACCGAACGGGCAGGAAACCCAGACCTTACAAGAAAAGGGTTTCCG ATGCTAAGGAAATAGACTTTTTTCATGAAGTTTTCCCGGTAGAATGGTATGGCAAAATCGCTGCCGAGATCAACAGATATGCGGCCGAAAAAATTTCTCAAAATGGCGCAGATCCAAAGTGGACCCCAACAAATGCTGAGGAGATTAGGGCGTTTTTTGCCTTCAATATTACGATGGCAATTGTTGTAGCACCAAACCAGGACATGTACTTTACATCTGACACATTTTTTCGTCCCACATGGATATCTGAAAGAATAACCAGGGACCGTTTTGACAAACTTTGCCAATATTTTCATGTATGTGACACCAGGACCAATCCCCAGAGAGGACAGCCCGGATTTGACAAGTTGGCTCACATTAGGTCAATTTTAGAAGATGTTAGACAGAAGTGCAAAACTGTCTATTCACCACATTGTGAAACATCAATTGACGAAGCAATGATTGCTTACACTGGAAGACTAGGGTTTAAACAGTATGTTCCACTGAAGCCTACAAAGCGTGGGATTAAAGTTTGGGTCAGGGCAGATCCACACAATGGATTTGTGAATGACTTTCAGGTTTACACCGGTAAATCTGAAAATGCACCAGAGGTTGGCTTAGGAGAACGTGTCGTTAAAGACCTAACTCGGGATATTTGGGGCAGTTTTCATCGTGTTTACTGTGACAACTACTTCACGTCGGTGCCCTTGTTCCAGGAGTTGTTGCGGAACAAAACATATGCCTGTGGGACTTTCCGATCAAACAGGAAACACTTACCTCCAGCTGTAACAAAAGCCAAGCTGAAACAACAAGGCAACATGGTTCAAAACCAACAAGGAAACATGGTAGCAACTGCGTGGCATGACCTTTTGTCAACATGTGACAGCCCGGTTGACATGACCAGTGTCCAGAGAAGGAAAAAGGATGGGACAGTTCGTGATGTTCCCTGCCCTAAGGTGGTGAAGAATTACACTTCCCACATGAATGGAGTAGACAGAGCTGACCAGCTTCGCTCAACATATTCCATTTCCAGGAAGGCTTCCAAATGGTGGAAGTACCTGTTTTGGTTTTTGGTAGACATTTCAATTACCAACGGGTATATAATGATGAAGGAGTCGCCAAACCACCAACTGAAAAGCAAAACAGGGAAGACAAAAGAAAGGACTCAGCTTGATTTCAGGAAAAACCTTCCCAAACAGCTGATGGGAGCATACTGGCTGAAAAGAAAGAGGGAAAGCGTCCAGAACAAGTCTGTCCAAGGACTTCTCCACTGGCCGACGATCCTAACTAAAAAGAGGACCTGCAAGCAGTGTTCAAAACAGGGGTTAAGGAAGGAGCCAACATCTGGATGTGAACAGTGCCAAATTCACTTGTGTGTAGCTTGTTTCAAACCCTACCACAAGGAAAACTTTCCTGCCCTGTTTCAGTGA